One region of Erwinia tracheiphila genomic DNA includes:
- a CDS encoding Na+/H+ antiporter: MEIFFTILILTLMVSLSGVAARLIPFQIPLPLVQIALGALLAWPTFGLHVDFDPELFLVLFIPPLLFADGWKTPTSEFLHHGREIIGLALVLVLITVVGIGYLIYWLVPGIPLLPAFALAAVLSPTDAVALSGIVGEGRIPKKIMAILQGEALMNDASGLVSLKFAVAVAMGTMIFTVSGASLEFVKVAVGGLLAGAVICWLYGRSLRLLSRWSGDDPATQTVLLLLLPFASYLIAEHIGFSGILAAVAAGMTITRSGIIRQAPLAMRLRANSVWQMLEFVFNGMVFLMLGLQLPDILQISVTEANSDPNVDFWMLVVSVVMIYVALMAVRFVWLWTMRLISQRLLKKHPMEFTHYSLRELLIASFAGVRGAITLAGVLSIPLFLPNGAGFPARYELVFLATGVILFSLVVGVMLLPVLLRGVEGVDKTAHRHEVQMARAVMAETAIESLHKMEERLMADTEENIDPELVKEIGSRVIGTMYRRVEGKDDLEQALSAENLERRFRLTALRAERGELYHLRATKKISNETMQKMQHELDLLETLLIEKEA; this comes from the coding sequence ATGGAAATATTTTTTACTATTCTTATACTTACGCTGATGGTTTCACTGTCAGGCGTTGCCGCCCGCCTCATCCCTTTTCAAATCCCACTGCCATTAGTACAGATAGCGTTAGGTGCATTGCTTGCCTGGCCTACCTTTGGATTGCATGTGGATTTTGATCCGGAGCTGTTTCTGGTGCTGTTTATCCCGCCTTTGCTATTTGCAGACGGCTGGAAAACGCCCACCAGTGAATTCTTGCATCATGGTCGGGAAATTATTGGCCTGGCATTGGTGCTGGTACTGATCACCGTGGTGGGGATTGGTTATCTGATTTACTGGCTGGTGCCCGGCATCCCGCTATTACCTGCATTTGCCTTGGCCGCAGTGCTGTCGCCAACCGATGCCGTGGCGCTCTCCGGTATCGTAGGGGAAGGCCGCATCCCTAAGAAAATTATGGCGATCCTGCAAGGTGAGGCGTTGATGAACGATGCGTCCGGCCTGGTTTCATTGAAATTTGCTGTGGCCGTCGCGATGGGGACGATGATCTTTACCGTTTCCGGTGCTTCACTGGAGTTTGTCAAAGTCGCGGTCGGCGGATTGCTGGCCGGGGCTGTCATCTGCTGGTTATATGGACGCTCCCTGCGATTACTTAGTCGTTGGAGTGGTGACGATCCGGCCACGCAGACCGTGCTGCTGCTGCTGCTGCCGTTTGCCTCTTATCTGATTGCAGAACATATTGGATTCTCGGGCATTCTGGCAGCGGTGGCCGCTGGTATGACCATCACCCGTTCCGGGATCATTCGCCAGGCACCACTTGCAATGCGTTTACGTGCTAACAGCGTCTGGCAGATGCTGGAATTTGTCTTCAACGGCATGGTGTTTCTGATGCTGGGGCTACAATTGCCAGATATTTTGCAGATTTCCGTCACCGAGGCAAACTCCGACCCCAATGTTGACTTCTGGATGCTGGTAGTTTCGGTGGTCATGATATACGTGGCGCTGATGGCGGTGCGTTTTGTATGGCTGTGGACAATGCGCCTGATCAGCCAGCGATTGCTGAAAAAACATCCGATGGAATTCACCCATTATTCACTGCGCGAACTCCTGATTGCCTCTTTTGCTGGGGTCCGTGGGGCGATAACGCTGGCGGGTGTGCTTTCTATTCCCCTGTTTCTTCCCAATGGTGCAGGATTTCCGGCACGTTATGAATTGGTCTTTCTGGCAACCGGCGTGATCTTATTTTCCCTGGTCGTCGGTGTGATGTTATTACCCGTACTGTTGCGCGGTGTGGAAGGCGTTGATAAAACCGCTCACCGCCATGAAGTCCAGATGGCCAGGGCGGTCATGGCCGAAACCGCCATTGAAAGTCTGCATAAAATGGAAGAACGACTGATGGCGGATACCGAAGAAAACATCGATCCTGAACTGGTGAAAGAGATCGGTTCACGAGTCATCGGCACTATGTATCGCCGGGTGGAGGGCAAAGACGACCTTGAACAGGCCCTGAGTGCTGAAAACCTCGAACGGCGGTTCCGCTTAACCGCACTGCGGGCCGAGCGAGGTGAATTATATCATTTGCGCGCCACAAAAAAAATAAGCAACGAAACCATGCAGAAGATGCAGCACGAACTCGATCTGCTTGAGACGTTACTTATCGAAAAAGAAGCGTAA
- a CDS encoding YfaZ family outer membrane protein: protein MKAVATTAGVLALLVLAGSAQAIEGGVDVGRQYTNLHAGLGNTSPGFALTGNWLRSDHDGSMGSVGMGYNVVLGDVFLTPGAKVISTNPRNSKDGYAVAVGLGTSVPVTNMFNVYGQYYYSPDTFSSHIDNYQEASAGVSFQPISLVDVHVGYQYMALNGKNGRKDNVLADGPYVGASLHF from the coding sequence ATGAAAGCAGTGGCAACTACCGCAGGCGTTCTGGCGCTGCTGGTGCTGGCAGGATCGGCGCAGGCAATTGAAGGTGGCGTGGATGTGGGCCGTCAATACACCAATCTGCATGCCGGGTTGGGTAACACTTCTCCGGGGTTTGCACTGACCGGTAACTGGTTGCGCAGTGACCATGACGGTAGCATGGGCAGCGTCGGGATGGGCTACAACGTGGTGTTAGGCGATGTGTTTTTGACGCCAGGCGCGAAGGTAATTTCCACTAATCCACGCAACAGCAAAGATGGTTACGCTGTTGCCGTTGGTCTGGGTACCAGCGTGCCGGTCACGAATATGTTTAATGTTTACGGTCAGTATTATTATTCGCCGGATACGTTCTCCAGCCATATTGATAATTATCAGGAAGCTTCTGCAGGCGTCAGTTTCCAGCCGATTTCACTGGTCGACGTGCATGTGGGTTATCAGTATATGGCGCTGAACGGTAAAAACGGGCGTAAAGATAACGTGCTGGCAGATGGCCCTTACGTGGGCGCGTCGCTACATTTCTAA
- a CDS encoding IS91 family transposase, whose translation MYIPRPAKLLFTTDDAWNRYMDKHGDTLSPWTVLCVERMLACGTAAMGVKRYCCASPDCTHTRFFCQTCKSKGCSSCGHKATEQWITEQQQILPDCDWQHITFTMPHLLWPFFNNNWPLLNALFRAATRAMLRWARKQGVEVGIFCALHTYGRQLNQHPHIHLSVTRGGLDIKHGVWRDLFFKKHAVEEIWRGAVIRLLRHSYDLINPGRLPGLGHIHDKKQWLRYLQAQYGRRWKVHFAKKTRGAWRSVKYLGRYLKRPPVSAAKLRHYSGGAVVHHYYDHRTQQYRQQTLTQEDMIGRYISHIPAKHFKMVRYYGFLSNRKRGSLLPKVYEALEMEARKKPEKPGFAALMKEFLRTDPYKCILCGNRLRFSSAQAGRHASELVAERLHNIDRKRWLLAQTAG comes from the coding sequence ATGTATATCCCGCGCCCGGCAAAACTGCTGTTCACCACTGATGACGCCTGGAACCGGTATATGGATAAACACGGGGACACCCTCAGCCCCTGGACCGTACTCTGCGTCGAGCGCATGCTCGCCTGCGGCACTGCTGCCATGGGGGTGAAGCGATACTGCTGCGCCTCCCCGGACTGCACCCACACCCGCTTCTTCTGCCAGACCTGTAAATCAAAAGGCTGCAGCTCCTGCGGACATAAGGCCACGGAGCAGTGGATTACAGAGCAACAGCAAATTCTGCCCGACTGCGACTGGCAGCATATCACCTTCACCATGCCCCATCTGCTGTGGCCCTTTTTCAACAATAACTGGCCTCTGCTCAATGCCCTGTTCCGCGCAGCCACCCGCGCCATGCTCCGCTGGGCCAGAAAACAGGGTGTGGAAGTCGGTATCTTCTGCGCCCTGCACACCTACGGTCGCCAGCTCAACCAGCATCCCCACATTCATCTCTCCGTCACCCGCGGCGGGCTTGATATTAAACACGGCGTATGGCGCGACCTCTTCTTTAAAAAGCATGCCGTGGAGGAAATCTGGCGCGGAGCCGTCATCCGGCTGCTGCGCCACAGCTATGACCTGATTAACCCCGGCAGGCTGCCGGGGCTGGGGCATATCCACGACAAAAAACAGTGGCTGCGCTATCTGCAGGCGCAGTACGGGCGCCGCTGGAAGGTCCACTTCGCGAAGAAGACCCGGGGGGCCTGGCGGAGCGTCAAATATCTGGGCCGGTACCTGAAACGGCCCCCCGTGTCGGCGGCGAAGCTGAGGCACTACAGCGGCGGCGCGGTGGTGCACCACTATTACGACCACCGTACGCAGCAGTACCGGCAGCAGACGCTGACGCAGGAAGATATGATCGGACGTTATATCAGCCATATCCCGGCGAAGCATTTTAAGATGGTGCGTTATTACGGTTTTTTATCAAACCGTAAACGGGGTAGCCTGCTGCCGAAGGTGTATGAAGCCCTGGAGATGGAAGCGCGGAAAAAACCGGAGAAGCCCGGCTTCGCCGCGCTGATGAAAGAATTTCTGCGCACGGATCCGTACAAATGCATTCTGTGCGGCAACCGACTGCGCTTCAGCAGTGCGCAGGCCGGGAGGCACGCGTCGGAGTTGGTGGCAGAAAGACTGCATAACATCGACCGGAAACGATGGCTTCTGGCACAGACTGCGGGATAA
- a CDS encoding MATE family efflux transporter, which translates to MRYSVLSNAAWMMSEKVVSVFSVIFVTSYVAKSFGPVIFGQIAFSASLFSIIQTIAIFGTETILFKNISKSTTRGIRLMAVATQLRITLLLSLSVPILIYIWITMRENFLIFAVASFLSAIFVTQDIFSVYNNARLASRMNTFANSMGMVFSFALSYSIVWFRLSPLWLSLSIISVTFLPYLIKRNMFYQANSISPPPKRRQRSYLRHLFQAGLPLAISSVFIAVQVKLAQFFLVGVGSAHQLGLFTAANTISTSWIFIPAAIITSSFAEIFRERTDIAEKLTARLYGYVMAISLLMLLVVALFGKYLISKLYGQDYAESVSLVTLLSVATCFSAMGTIAYRYMIKEGGFNYLLVKIVFLVTISVMTNWYFIRCWGLTGAAWSVLITELLSLTVMNYFFKNGVILKIQLSSLNYKTYKLRQKC; encoded by the coding sequence ATGAGATACAGTGTTTTATCAAACGCCGCTTGGATGATGTCTGAAAAAGTGGTGTCAGTCTTTAGCGTGATATTTGTGACATCTTATGTTGCTAAATCCTTTGGCCCAGTGATATTCGGACAAATAGCATTCTCTGCCTCTCTTTTTTCGATTATTCAGACAATCGCTATTTTCGGTACTGAAACTATTTTATTCAAGAATATTAGTAAGAGCACAACCAGAGGAATAAGGCTAATGGCTGTCGCTACACAGCTACGCATAACATTGTTATTATCACTGTCCGTACCGATATTAATTTATATCTGGATTACCATGCGAGAGAATTTTCTAATCTTTGCTGTAGCGTCTTTTTTATCTGCAATTTTTGTTACTCAGGACATTTTTAGCGTTTATAATAATGCCAGGCTGGCGTCACGTATGAACACCTTCGCAAATTCAATGGGGATGGTGTTCAGCTTTGCCTTAAGTTACAGCATCGTGTGGTTCAGACTCAGTCCACTCTGGCTGTCTCTTTCGATCATTTCCGTAACGTTTTTGCCTTACCTGATTAAGCGCAACATGTTTTATCAGGCTAACAGCATCAGCCCGCCACCGAAGCGCAGGCAGCGTAGCTACCTGCGCCATTTGTTCCAGGCTGGTTTACCGCTGGCAATATCCAGCGTATTTATTGCTGTTCAGGTAAAACTGGCACAGTTTTTTTTAGTCGGTGTGGGGTCTGCGCACCAGCTTGGGTTGTTTACCGCAGCAAACACTATTTCGACCTCCTGGATTTTTATCCCTGCGGCAATTATTACGTCGAGCTTTGCTGAAATTTTCAGGGAGCGCACGGATATTGCGGAGAAGTTGACTGCAAGACTTTATGGCTACGTGATGGCAATATCGTTGCTGATGCTTCTCGTGGTGGCCTTATTTGGCAAGTACCTGATTAGTAAGCTTTATGGACAAGACTATGCAGAATCGGTAAGTCTTGTGACGTTGTTGTCTGTGGCAACCTGCTTTTCTGCCATGGGAACTATTGCTTACCGTTATATGATCAAAGAGGGTGGTTTTAATTATCTGCTGGTGAAAATTGTGTTTTTGGTGACGATTAGCGTAATGACCAATTGGTATTTCATACGCTGCTGGGGTTTAACAGGTGCTGCCTGGAGCGTTCTGATTACTGAGTTATTATCTCTCACCGTAATGAATTATTTCTTTAAGAATGGTGTTATTCTTAAAATACAGCTGTCCTCACTCAACTACAAAACATACAAACTGAGGCAAAAATGTTGA
- a CDS encoding amidohydrolase, which translates to MIIGQLGEVLAGPMIGVSGLLTAKIDTDELVHARYDFDVSGHYSRLDVFSLTVGERPKPGVTFYK; encoded by the coding sequence ATGATTATTGGGCAACTGGGTGAGGTGCTTGCAGGGCCGATGATCGGTGTCAGCGGTTTGCTTACGGCAAAAATTGATACGGATGAACTGGTGCACGCACGCTATGATTTTGATGTTTCCGGGCATTATTCCCGTCTCGATGTATTTTCATTGACGGTGGGTGAGCGGCCGAAACCGGGCGTGACTTTTTACAAATAG
- a CDS encoding glutathione S-transferase family protein codes for MITVHHLNNSRSQRVLWMLEELELPYQIKQYQRENNMLAPQALKQIYPLGKSPIITDGNRTIAESGAILEYLQERYDSENRFTLDDEEARLQARYWLHYAEGSLMPLLVMKLIFSRLGKPPVPWLLRPVGGAFGKGVQKGYLDKQLATHRGFIEQHLAQNEWFAGSPFSIADVQMSFPLQALASRGGAANSPAISAWLDKVKHRAAWQRAINKGGEISLE; via the coding sequence ATGATCACCGTTCACCACCTGAATAACTCCCGCTCGCAGCGTGTGTTGTGGATGCTTGAAGAGCTTGAACTCCCTTATCAAATCAAACAATACCAGCGTGAAAACAACATGCTGGCACCTCAGGCGCTAAAGCAGATTTATCCTTTGGGTAAATCCCCGATTATCACCGATGGCAACCGCACCATTGCGGAGTCCGGCGCTATCCTTGAATACCTTCAGGAACGCTATGACAGTGAAAATCGATTTACCCTTGATGATGAAGAGGCCCGTCTGCAAGCTCGCTACTGGCTGCATTATGCGGAAGGATCGCTCATGCCTCTGCTGGTGATGAAGCTCATTTTTAGCCGTCTTGGTAAGCCCCCGGTGCCTTGGCTGTTGCGTCCAGTGGGAGGAGCATTTGGCAAAGGCGTGCAAAAAGGCTATCTGGACAAGCAACTCGCCACGCATCGTGGTTTTATCGAACAGCATCTGGCGCAGAATGAATGGTTTGCCGGTTCTCCATTCAGCATTGCGGATGTACAAATGAGCTTCCCGTTGCAGGCGCTTGCCAGCCGTGGTGGTGCAGCGAACAGCCCTGCTATTTCAGCATGGCTGGATAAAGTGAAGCATCGCGCGGCCTGGCAGCGGGCGATAAATAAGGGCGGAGAAATCAGCCTCGAGTAA
- a CDS encoding IS3 family transposase: MRKSRYTEEQITSAIKASECGVKVKEICEELGISEATFYSWKKKYSGLFSEEGRKIKNLEDKVHTMERELQMLTSDKEMLQSVMKNFFTTNEKRQAVNFLQETYEIGTRRSCRLMDISRSVYHYPYNLENH; this comes from the coding sequence ATGAGAAAGTCACGATATACCGAAGAGCAAATAACCAGTGCGATTAAAGCATCTGAGTGCGGCGTTAAAGTGAAAGAGATTTGTGAAGAACTGGGAATATCCGAAGCAACTTTTTATAGCTGGAAAAAGAAATACTCTGGGCTTTTCTCTGAAGAAGGAAGAAAAATCAAAAACTTAGAGGATAAGGTTCACACCATGGAACGAGAATTACAAATGCTGACATCTGATAAAGAGATGTTGCAAAGCGTAATGAAAAACTTCTTTACAACAAATGAGAAGCGTCAGGCGGTTAATTTCCTGCAGGAAACTTATGAAATCGGTACCAGACGTAGCTGCCGTTTAATGGATATTAGTCGCAGCGTTTATCACTATCCCTACAATCTGGAAAATCACTAA
- a CDS encoding IS481 family transposase, with protein MIHTNNPIIKHKAGLLNLAEELGNVSKACKIMGVSRDTFYRYQELAAEGGIDALINQNRRVPNLKNRADEATERAVVEYAVEFPAHGQHRTSNELRKKGVFISGSGVRSIWQRHDLENFRKRLKALEEKVAREGIVLTDAQIAALEKKAHDDEASGEIETAHPGYLGSQDTFYVGNLKGVGRIYQQTFVDTYSKVAHCKLYTSKTPITAADLLNDRVLPFYEAQGLPMLRILTDRGTEYCGKVEQHDYQLYLAINDIDHTKTKAMSPQTNGICERFHKTILQDFYQVTFRKKLYEDLESLQTDLDNGLWHYNNERTHQGKMCCGRTPMATLLDGKRVWAEKNLNQM; from the coding sequence ATGATTCATACTAACAATCCCATCATCAAACACAAAGCCGGCCTGCTCAATCTCGCCGAAGAACTCGGTAACGTATCAAAAGCCTGCAAGATCATGGGCGTGTCACGCGACACGTTTTACCGTTATCAGGAACTGGCTGCTGAAGGCGGCATCGATGCGCTGATTAACCAGAACCGCCGCGTCCCCAACCTGAAGAACCGCGCCGACGAAGCCACTGAACGCGCTGTTGTTGAATATGCCGTTGAGTTCCCGGCCCACGGGCAACACCGGACCAGTAATGAGCTGCGTAAAAAAGGCGTGTTTATCTCCGGTAGCGGCGTGCGCTCCATCTGGCAACGGCACGACCTGGAGAACTTCCGTAAACGCCTGAAGGCACTTGAGGAAAAGGTCGCCAGAGAAGGCATCGTGCTTACCGACGCTCAAATCGCAGCGCTGGAGAAGAAGGCCCACGATGACGAGGCCAGCGGAGAAATCGAAACTGCTCACCCGGGTTATCTCGGGTCGCAGGACACCTTCTACGTGGGCAATCTGAAAGGTGTGGGTCGTATCTACCAGCAGACGTTCGTGGATACGTACTCGAAAGTGGCACACTGCAAGCTGTATACGAGTAAAACGCCGATCACCGCCGCAGACCTGCTCAATGATCGCGTACTGCCGTTCTACGAGGCTCAGGGACTGCCGATGCTGAGGATCCTGACCGACAGGGGAACGGAGTACTGTGGTAAGGTGGAGCAGCATGATTACCAGCTGTATCTGGCCATCAACGATATCGACCATACAAAAACGAAGGCGATGTCTCCGCAGACGAACGGCATCTGCGAGCGCTTCCATAAAACTATTTTGCAGGATTTTTATCAGGTTACGTTCCGTAAGAAGTTATACGAAGACCTGGAGAGCCTGCAAACGGATCTGGACAACGGGTTGTGGCATTACAATAATGAGCGAACTCATCAGGGAAAAATGTGCTGCGGGCGTACGCCAATGGCCACGTTACTTGATGGTAAACGAGTCTGGGCAGAAAAAAATCTGAACCAGATGTAA
- a CDS encoding ATP-grasp fold amidoligase family protein: protein MLKFKIKLRKSVLYFFKKIPWIYQDRVYYFRKFKKLPNINQPRLFNEKILYRKFVTGDHARYGILSDKILVRDYFAKKIGGKYLIPFIHETSQPDTLFKLESLKNTVVKSNHGSGMVEILLDEPDYSQKKMLIKKCKDWLNRDFSLEAREIHYRYIKPRILVEQYIGEGKLAAVDYKFHMFNKKDGNFEYVLQVIYNRVGDAPLSMSFYVNNLKYCFYKIRDTGFDISSELPTLEKALELSKKLASDFDYVRVDWYINEGQVYFGELTFTPGAGLVTGLDQGLNEIMGNMWVQDCKPQKAERKVEHMAGLPVAMKKM from the coding sequence ATGTTGAAATTCAAAATAAAATTGAGAAAAAGCGTATTGTATTTTTTTAAGAAAATACCGTGGATTTATCAGGACCGGGTCTATTATTTTCGGAAATTTAAAAAATTGCCAAATATTAATCAACCCAGGTTATTTAACGAGAAAATCCTTTATCGTAAATTTGTCACTGGCGATCATGCTCGTTATGGCATTCTTTCAGACAAAATTTTAGTCAGAGACTATTTTGCGAAAAAAATAGGGGGTAAGTACCTGATTCCATTTATTCATGAGACATCACAGCCTGATACATTGTTTAAACTTGAATCACTTAAAAATACCGTTGTTAAATCTAATCATGGCTCAGGAATGGTGGAAATTTTGTTAGACGAACCGGATTACAGTCAAAAAAAGATGCTGATAAAAAAATGCAAAGACTGGCTGAATCGTGACTTTTCATTGGAGGCACGCGAGATCCATTATCGTTATATCAAACCGCGCATTCTGGTTGAGCAATACATTGGCGAGGGTAAATTAGCGGCAGTGGACTATAAATTTCATATGTTCAATAAGAAGGACGGTAATTTTGAGTATGTGTTACAGGTGATTTATAACCGAGTGGGGGACGCTCCCCTGTCGATGAGTTTTTATGTTAATAATCTGAAATACTGCTTTTACAAAATACGTGATACCGGCTTTGATATCAGCAGCGAATTACCGACGCTGGAGAAAGCATTGGAACTGAGTAAAAAACTGGCGAGTGATTTCGATTATGTGCGCGTGGATTGGTACATTAATGAAGGCCAGGTTTACTTTGGCGAGCTTACCTTTACCCCTGGCGCGGGTCTGGTTACCGGGCTGGATCAAGGGCTGAACGAAATCATGGGCAATATGTGGGTGCAGGACTGCAAGCCCCAGAAGGCTGAAAGGAAAGTCGAACATATGGCGGGTTTGCCAGTGGCAATGAAAAAGATGTAA
- a CDS encoding DUF535 family protein: MLWFVSQAATDGNPAVILSGNRRGRDPDRLRYRLKKKNLFLASYNEFWETLNAKPLSAALYEIPLEFPRKPLESILSKKRSEYRKRYELLDILKEQFFGHA; this comes from the coding sequence CTGCTATGGTTTGTTTCCCAAGCGGCTACTGATGGAAACCCTGCAGTTATTCTGTCAGGCAACAGGCGTGGAAGAGATCCAGACCGCCTGCGTTATCGACTGAAGAAAAAGAACCTGTTTCTCGCCAGCTATAATGAATTCTGGGAAACGCTGAATGCCAAACCGCTATCCGCTGCGTTGTATGAAATCCCACTGGAATTTCCACGTAAGCCGCTGGAGAGCATCCTCAGCAAAAAACGGTCAGAATACCGAAAACGCTATGAGCTGCTGGATATATTGAAAGAACAGTTTTTCGGGCACGCCTAA
- a CDS encoding DUF3828 domain-containing protein: protein MKKWLLALCIALLALHAGAAEQNSDPQTTSKNFYSWYLSALNKEESPIDEHDPVLNEYVTPQLLQKIYVLIKSPDGMDDDYFLQDQDYSDSWIDHVSVSRFTIDGDTASVYVTLGNDPEDRQLLLVTLHRERGVWKIDDVAKENLHVD, encoded by the coding sequence ATGAAAAAATGGTTACTGGCGCTGTGCATAGCGCTGCTTGCTTTGCACGCCGGAGCGGCGGAACAGAATAGTGATCCTCAGACCACCAGCAAAAACTTCTACAGTTGGTATCTCAGCGCACTGAACAAAGAAGAAAGCCCCATTGATGAGCACGATCCCGTATTGAACGAGTATGTTACGCCGCAGTTGCTGCAAAAAATCTATGTGTTGATCAAAAGCCCTGACGGTATGGACGACGACTATTTTTTGCAGGATCAGGATTACAGCGATTCGTGGATAGACCATGTTAGCGTCAGCCGCTTCACGATTGATGGCGACACTGCATCGGTTTATGTCACCCTAGGTAACGACCCCGAAGATCGCCAGCTATTGCTGGTCACTCTCCATCGGGAGCGGGGAGTATGGAAGATAGACGATGTTGCCAAAGAAAATCTGCACGTCGATTAG
- a CDS encoding alpha/beta fold hydrolase: MRSLEESQILYDHLPEATLEIIDGSGHMLPLEQPARLAQCLSRWLENTPG; this comes from the coding sequence GTGCGTAGCTTGGAGGAGTCACAAATACTGTATGACCATCTGCCTGAGGCTACGCTTGAAATCATCGATGGTTCAGGCCATATGTTACCGCTGGAACAGCCAGCCAGACTGGCGCAATGCCTGTCCCGCTGGCTGGAAAACACGCCCGGATAA
- a CDS encoding NCS2 family permease, translating into MSTPSYQAGGSLDTWFNISARGSSVRQEVIAGLTTFLAMVYSVIVVPSMLGKAGFPPTAVFVSTCLVAGFGSLIIGLWANLPMAIGCAISLTAFTAFSLVLGQHISVPVALGAVFLMGALFTLISATGIRAWILRNLPMGVAHGTGVGIGLFLLLIAADGVELVVKNPAPGLPIALGNFASFPVMMSLAGLAVIFGLEKLRVPGGILLTIITISVAGLIFDPTVKYQGLFAMPSLSDAQGHSLVFSLDILGALKPAVLPSVLALVMTAVFDATGTIRAVAGQANLLDKDGQIINGGKALTTDSLSSVFSGLVGGAPAAVYIESAAGAAAGGKTGLTAIVVGILFLLILFLSPLAYLVPGYATAPALMYVGLLMLSNVSKIDFTDFVDAMSGLLAAVFIVLTCNIVTGIMLGFGSLVIGRVCAGEWRKLNVGTVVIALALVTFYAGGWAI; encoded by the coding sequence ATGTCGACTCCTTCTTATCAGGCAGGCGGTTCGCTGGATACCTGGTTTAACATTTCTGCACGCGGTAGCTCAGTTCGCCAGGAGGTGATCGCTGGCCTCACTACTTTTCTTGCGATGGTCTATTCGGTGATTGTCGTTCCTTCGATGCTCGGTAAAGCAGGTTTTCCACCGACTGCCGTATTTGTTTCCACCTGCCTGGTCGCAGGGTTTGGTTCGTTAATCATTGGGCTGTGGGCTAATTTGCCGATGGCGATTGGCTGTGCGATTTCCCTTACCGCATTTACCGCATTCAGTCTGGTGTTAGGGCAGCATATCAGCGTGCCTGTGGCGCTGGGCGCGGTGTTTTTGATGGGGGCGCTGTTTACGCTTATTTCGGCAACCGGTATTCGGGCATGGATTTTGCGTAATCTGCCCATGGGCGTGGCACATGGAACGGGTGTGGGGATTGGTCTGTTTCTGTTGCTGATTGCCGCGGACGGTGTTGAGCTTGTAGTAAAAAATCCTGCGCCCGGACTGCCGATAGCGCTGGGTAACTTTGCCTCTTTTCCTGTAATGATGTCCCTGGCGGGGCTGGCGGTCATTTTTGGCCTGGAAAAACTGCGCGTGCCTGGCGGCATTTTGTTAACGATCATTACAATATCGGTAGCCGGTTTGATTTTTGATCCCACCGTGAAATACCAGGGGCTGTTTGCCATGCCTTCGCTGTCCGATGCTCAGGGACATTCACTGGTATTCAGCCTGGATATTCTCGGCGCGTTGAAACCTGCCGTGCTGCCCAGCGTACTGGCGCTGGTGATGACCGCCGTGTTTGACGCCACCGGAACCATTCGGGCGGTGGCGGGGCAGGCCAACCTGCTGGATAAAGATGGGCAGATAATTAATGGTGGTAAGGCATTGACCACGGATTCGTTGAGCAGCGTCTTTTCCGGTCTGGTGGGCGGTGCGCCAGCGGCAGTTTACATTGAGTCTGCTGCGGGGGCTGCGGCAGGAGGCAAAACGGGTTTGACGGCCATCGTGGTGGGTATTCTGTTTCTGCTGATCCTGTTCCTCTCTCCGCTGGCTTACCTGGTGCCGGGTTATGCCACGGCTCCGGCGCTGATGTATGTAGGGCTGCTGATGTTGAGTAACGTGTCTAAAATCGACTTCACTGATTTTGTTGATGCTATGTCCGGGCTACTGGCGGCGGTGTTCATCGTGCTGACCTGCAATATCGTCACTGGAATTATGCTGGGTTTTGGTTCGCTGGTGATTGGTCGTGTTTGTGCGGGCGAGTGGCGCAAGCTGAATGTTGGCACGGTAGTGATTGCCCTGGCGCTTGTGACATTTTATGCAGGTGGCTGGGCCATTTAA